From the genome of Miscanthus floridulus cultivar M001 chromosome 10, ASM1932011v1, whole genome shotgun sequence, one region includes:
- the LOC136485483 gene encoding monosaccharide-sensing protein 2-like isoform X1, whose protein sequence is MPASPSVRCICIPLPSSFCLSLARYPLALRRLSGRRRPRPGAEAFVGLFAGDEHPPGFIIVCKRAIVLDEMKSTVFSAVVVSIGYALLGWDFAALLEANHHMEKEFELLNGPSIEGITLAASTFGAIVITIFSGALLDWLGRRAILVYSSLVLFSGGVLMLWSPNIYIVLLARLIVGSGSGLVFTCVPIYISETSPPNMRGLLGTMPQFMFFLGTIFSYCLIFWLTLMSSPNWRIMIGAIFAPSIVYFALLVYYLPESPRWLASDGKISEARVSLQWLRGKKRDVSGEIAVIVEGVDIISDSAVGTARAQSFSGTSASHTWPRSTFYWQLSDPLVDLLGSIHENMSEGGSRRNSFFPVFNSFSFPEHEHMNEHRDGNSDQQTREAYSAGEVNNGDGLRASLVSQAASVEVNDTNTSFTSEGSSSYLRRHGTSVLAQEFMASIHDYDIEEEEIHGFVSPHQSAPRDIESTGRHPFRHQIVRLSETADMKFKWRVLLQPGIRHALCYGMLIQALQQSTGISGLLRCAPEILEQVGVSLFSDIGLSPHSTSILISTLHALLILPCITAAMLLMDVCGRRVLVLATTPILILSLSVMSMSTLLNMGLFERAIVFHFALTICFCSYVVGLGPIPNILCSEIFPTKARATCVSFCSLSFWFGGLLSAYCFPVMMSTIGLGGACGIYALVCCAPLFLFYYRIPETKMLNLELIAELFKLSRQEEYVQ, encoded by the exons ATGCCTGCTTCCCCTTCCGTCCGCTGCATCTGCATCCCTCTTCCCTCCTCGTTCtgtctctctctcgctcgctacCCTCTCGCTCTCAGGCGACTGtcgggccgccgccgccctagGCCAGGTGCTGAGGCTTTCGTTGgtctcttcgccggcgacgagcacccaccag GTTTTATAATTGTTTGCAAAAGGGCTATAGTACTTGATGAGATGAAGTCAACAGTGTTTTCGGCAGTTGTTGTTTCTATTGGGTATGCATTGCTTGGATGGGATTTTGCAGCATTATTAG AAGCTAATCATCATATggaaaaagaatttgaattgttgAATGGACCTTCTATTGAAGGTATAACTTTAGCAGCCTCAACATTTGGGGCTATTGTGATAACAATATTCTCTGGAGCACTATTAGATTGGCTTGGAAGGCGTGCCATACTGGTTTACTCATCTCTGGTATTGTTTTCGGGTGGTGTCCTGATGCTGTGGTCTCCTAACATCTACATTGTACTTCTAGCTAGGTTAATTGTTGGATCAGGAAGTGGGTTGGTTTTCACCTGTGTCCCTATTTATATATCGGAAACATCTCCTCCAAATATGAGGGGATTACTTGGAACTATGCCACAGTTTATGTTCTTCCTAGGAACTATCTTTTCATATTGCCTGATATTCTGGTTAACACTAATGTCTTCACCTAACTGGAGAATCATGATTGGTGCAATCTTTGCTCCTTCCATTGTCTACTTTGCTTTGTTGGTTTACTACTTGCCAGAGTCACCTAGGTGGCTTGCAAGTGACGGAAAGATTAGTGAGGCCAGAGTTTCTCTGCAGTGGCTTAGAGGGAAGAAACGTGATGTTTCAG GAGAGATCGCTGTTATTGTGGAAGGTGTGGACATCATATCTGACTCTGCTGTTGGCACTGCTCGTGCTCAAAGTTTCTCTGGAACCAGTGCTAGCCACACTTGGCCCCGTAGTACTTTTTACTGGCAGCTTTCGGACCCACTAGTTGATCTTCTCGGAAGCATTCATGAGAATATGTCAGAAGGAGGAAGTAGACGGAATAGTTTCTTCCCAGTCTTCAACAGTTTTTCTTTTCCAGAACACGAACATATGAATGAGCACAGGGATGGTAACAGTGATCAACAGACTAGGGAGGCTTATTCTGCTGGAGAAGTTAACAATGGAGATGGTTTGCGGGCTTCTCTTGTTTCTCAGGCAGCAAGTGTTGAAGTAAATGATACAAATACCTCTTTTACATCTGAAGGGAGCTCTTCATATTTAAGAAGGCATGGAACATCAGTACTTGCGCAAGAGTTTATGGCGTCTATACATGATTATGacattgaagaagaagaaattcaTGGGTTCGTATCGCCTCACCAGTCTGCACCTCGTGATATAGAAAGCACAGGGCGACATCCATTCAGACATCAAATAGTCCGGCTATCTGAAACAGCTGATATGAAGTTTAAATGGCGGGTGCTTCTTCAACCAGGAATCAGGCATGCCTTGTGTTATGGCATGTTAATTCAAGCCCTTCAGCAG TCTACAGGAATCAGTGGTCTTCTCCGCTGTGCTCCTGAAATACTTGAACAGGTTGGAGTTAGCTTGTTTTCAGACATTGGACTTTCCCCACATTCAACATCAATTCTCATAAGTACCCTTCATGCTTTGCTGATACTCCCTTGTATAACTGCCGCAATGCTGCTGATGGATGTCTGCGGAAGAAG GGTTCTTGTGCTGGCCACTACTCCTATCCTTATATTATCATTGAGCGTTATGTCTATGTCCACCCTGTTGAATATGGGATTGTTCGAGCGTGCCATCGTCTTCCACTTCGCATTAACCATTTGCTTCTGCTCCTATGTCGTTGGTTTGGGACCAATACCTAACATTCTCTGCTCTGAGATATTCCCAACCAAGGCCCGTGCGACCTGTGTAAGTTTCTGTTCGCTTTCCTTCTGGTTTGGGGGCCTGCTTTCAGCATACTGCTTCCCGGTGATGATGAGCACCATCGGGCTTGGCGGAGCATGCGGGATCTATGCACTTGTGTGCTGCGCTCCACTTTTTCTGTTCTACTATCGGATACCAGAGACGAAGATGCTCAACTTGGAGCTAATTGCTGAGCTATTCAAACTTTCAAGGCAGGAGGAGTATGTACAGTAG
- the LOC136485483 gene encoding monosaccharide-sensing protein 2-like isoform X2, protein MGLVPIRGVLASPCLLHGFIIVCKRAIVLDEMKSTVFSAVVVSIGYALLGWDFAALLEANHHMEKEFELLNGPSIEGITLAASTFGAIVITIFSGALLDWLGRRAILVYSSLVLFSGGVLMLWSPNIYIVLLARLIVGSGSGLVFTCVPIYISETSPPNMRGLLGTMPQFMFFLGTIFSYCLIFWLTLMSSPNWRIMIGAIFAPSIVYFALLVYYLPESPRWLASDGKISEARVSLQWLRGKKRDVSGEIAVIVEGVDIISDSAVGTARAQSFSGTSASHTWPRSTFYWQLSDPLVDLLGSIHENMSEGGSRRNSFFPVFNSFSFPEHEHMNEHRDGNSDQQTREAYSAGEVNNGDGLRASLVSQAASVEVNDTNTSFTSEGSSSYLRRHGTSVLAQEFMASIHDYDIEEEEIHGFVSPHQSAPRDIESTGRHPFRHQIVRLSETADMKFKWRVLLQPGIRHALCYGMLIQALQQSTGISGLLRCAPEILEQVGVSLFSDIGLSPHSTSILISTLHALLILPCITAAMLLMDVCGRRVLVLATTPILILSLSVMSMSTLLNMGLFERAIVFHFALTICFCSYVVGLGPIPNILCSEIFPTKARATCVSFCSLSFWFGGLLSAYCFPVMMSTIGLGGACGIYALVCCAPLFLFYYRIPETKMLNLELIAELFKLSRQEEYVQ, encoded by the exons ATGGGGCTAGTGCCGATTCGAGGGGTGCTGGCTAGTCCATGCCTGCTACACG GTTTTATAATTGTTTGCAAAAGGGCTATAGTACTTGATGAGATGAAGTCAACAGTGTTTTCGGCAGTTGTTGTTTCTATTGGGTATGCATTGCTTGGATGGGATTTTGCAGCATTATTAG AAGCTAATCATCATATggaaaaagaatttgaattgttgAATGGACCTTCTATTGAAGGTATAACTTTAGCAGCCTCAACATTTGGGGCTATTGTGATAACAATATTCTCTGGAGCACTATTAGATTGGCTTGGAAGGCGTGCCATACTGGTTTACTCATCTCTGGTATTGTTTTCGGGTGGTGTCCTGATGCTGTGGTCTCCTAACATCTACATTGTACTTCTAGCTAGGTTAATTGTTGGATCAGGAAGTGGGTTGGTTTTCACCTGTGTCCCTATTTATATATCGGAAACATCTCCTCCAAATATGAGGGGATTACTTGGAACTATGCCACAGTTTATGTTCTTCCTAGGAACTATCTTTTCATATTGCCTGATATTCTGGTTAACACTAATGTCTTCACCTAACTGGAGAATCATGATTGGTGCAATCTTTGCTCCTTCCATTGTCTACTTTGCTTTGTTGGTTTACTACTTGCCAGAGTCACCTAGGTGGCTTGCAAGTGACGGAAAGATTAGTGAGGCCAGAGTTTCTCTGCAGTGGCTTAGAGGGAAGAAACGTGATGTTTCAG GAGAGATCGCTGTTATTGTGGAAGGTGTGGACATCATATCTGACTCTGCTGTTGGCACTGCTCGTGCTCAAAGTTTCTCTGGAACCAGTGCTAGCCACACTTGGCCCCGTAGTACTTTTTACTGGCAGCTTTCGGACCCACTAGTTGATCTTCTCGGAAGCATTCATGAGAATATGTCAGAAGGAGGAAGTAGACGGAATAGTTTCTTCCCAGTCTTCAACAGTTTTTCTTTTCCAGAACACGAACATATGAATGAGCACAGGGATGGTAACAGTGATCAACAGACTAGGGAGGCTTATTCTGCTGGAGAAGTTAACAATGGAGATGGTTTGCGGGCTTCTCTTGTTTCTCAGGCAGCAAGTGTTGAAGTAAATGATACAAATACCTCTTTTACATCTGAAGGGAGCTCTTCATATTTAAGAAGGCATGGAACATCAGTACTTGCGCAAGAGTTTATGGCGTCTATACATGATTATGacattgaagaagaagaaattcaTGGGTTCGTATCGCCTCACCAGTCTGCACCTCGTGATATAGAAAGCACAGGGCGACATCCATTCAGACATCAAATAGTCCGGCTATCTGAAACAGCTGATATGAAGTTTAAATGGCGGGTGCTTCTTCAACCAGGAATCAGGCATGCCTTGTGTTATGGCATGTTAATTCAAGCCCTTCAGCAG TCTACAGGAATCAGTGGTCTTCTCCGCTGTGCTCCTGAAATACTTGAACAGGTTGGAGTTAGCTTGTTTTCAGACATTGGACTTTCCCCACATTCAACATCAATTCTCATAAGTACCCTTCATGCTTTGCTGATACTCCCTTGTATAACTGCCGCAATGCTGCTGATGGATGTCTGCGGAAGAAG GGTTCTTGTGCTGGCCACTACTCCTATCCTTATATTATCATTGAGCGTTATGTCTATGTCCACCCTGTTGAATATGGGATTGTTCGAGCGTGCCATCGTCTTCCACTTCGCATTAACCATTTGCTTCTGCTCCTATGTCGTTGGTTTGGGACCAATACCTAACATTCTCTGCTCTGAGATATTCCCAACCAAGGCCCGTGCGACCTGTGTAAGTTTCTGTTCGCTTTCCTTCTGGTTTGGGGGCCTGCTTTCAGCATACTGCTTCCCGGTGATGATGAGCACCATCGGGCTTGGCGGAGCATGCGGGATCTATGCACTTGTGTGCTGCGCTCCACTTTTTCTGTTCTACTATCGGATACCAGAGACGAAGATGCTCAACTTGGAGCTAATTGCTGAGCTATTCAAACTTTCAAGGCAGGAGGAGTATGTACAGTAG
- the LOC136485483 gene encoding monosaccharide-sensing protein 2-like isoform X3 translates to MKSTVFSAVVVSIGYALLGWDFAALLEANHHMEKEFELLNGPSIEGITLAASTFGAIVITIFSGALLDWLGRRAILVYSSLVLFSGGVLMLWSPNIYIVLLARLIVGSGSGLVFTCVPIYISETSPPNMRGLLGTMPQFMFFLGTIFSYCLIFWLTLMSSPNWRIMIGAIFAPSIVYFALLVYYLPESPRWLASDGKISEARVSLQWLRGKKRDVSGEIAVIVEGVDIISDSAVGTARAQSFSGTSASHTWPRSTFYWQLSDPLVDLLGSIHENMSEGGSRRNSFFPVFNSFSFPEHEHMNEHRDGNSDQQTREAYSAGEVNNGDGLRASLVSQAASVEVNDTNTSFTSEGSSSYLRRHGTSVLAQEFMASIHDYDIEEEEIHGFVSPHQSAPRDIESTGRHPFRHQIVRLSETADMKFKWRVLLQPGIRHALCYGMLIQALQQSTGISGLLRCAPEILEQVGVSLFSDIGLSPHSTSILISTLHALLILPCITAAMLLMDVCGRRVLVLATTPILILSLSVMSMSTLLNMGLFERAIVFHFALTICFCSYVVGLGPIPNILCSEIFPTKARATCVSFCSLSFWFGGLLSAYCFPVMMSTIGLGGACGIYALVCCAPLFLFYYRIPETKMLNLELIAELFKLSRQEEYVQ, encoded by the exons ATGAAGTCAACAGTGTTTTCGGCAGTTGTTGTTTCTATTGGGTATGCATTGCTTGGATGGGATTTTGCAGCATTATTAG AAGCTAATCATCATATggaaaaagaatttgaattgttgAATGGACCTTCTATTGAAGGTATAACTTTAGCAGCCTCAACATTTGGGGCTATTGTGATAACAATATTCTCTGGAGCACTATTAGATTGGCTTGGAAGGCGTGCCATACTGGTTTACTCATCTCTGGTATTGTTTTCGGGTGGTGTCCTGATGCTGTGGTCTCCTAACATCTACATTGTACTTCTAGCTAGGTTAATTGTTGGATCAGGAAGTGGGTTGGTTTTCACCTGTGTCCCTATTTATATATCGGAAACATCTCCTCCAAATATGAGGGGATTACTTGGAACTATGCCACAGTTTATGTTCTTCCTAGGAACTATCTTTTCATATTGCCTGATATTCTGGTTAACACTAATGTCTTCACCTAACTGGAGAATCATGATTGGTGCAATCTTTGCTCCTTCCATTGTCTACTTTGCTTTGTTGGTTTACTACTTGCCAGAGTCACCTAGGTGGCTTGCAAGTGACGGAAAGATTAGTGAGGCCAGAGTTTCTCTGCAGTGGCTTAGAGGGAAGAAACGTGATGTTTCAG GAGAGATCGCTGTTATTGTGGAAGGTGTGGACATCATATCTGACTCTGCTGTTGGCACTGCTCGTGCTCAAAGTTTCTCTGGAACCAGTGCTAGCCACACTTGGCCCCGTAGTACTTTTTACTGGCAGCTTTCGGACCCACTAGTTGATCTTCTCGGAAGCATTCATGAGAATATGTCAGAAGGAGGAAGTAGACGGAATAGTTTCTTCCCAGTCTTCAACAGTTTTTCTTTTCCAGAACACGAACATATGAATGAGCACAGGGATGGTAACAGTGATCAACAGACTAGGGAGGCTTATTCTGCTGGAGAAGTTAACAATGGAGATGGTTTGCGGGCTTCTCTTGTTTCTCAGGCAGCAAGTGTTGAAGTAAATGATACAAATACCTCTTTTACATCTGAAGGGAGCTCTTCATATTTAAGAAGGCATGGAACATCAGTACTTGCGCAAGAGTTTATGGCGTCTATACATGATTATGacattgaagaagaagaaattcaTGGGTTCGTATCGCCTCACCAGTCTGCACCTCGTGATATAGAAAGCACAGGGCGACATCCATTCAGACATCAAATAGTCCGGCTATCTGAAACAGCTGATATGAAGTTTAAATGGCGGGTGCTTCTTCAACCAGGAATCAGGCATGCCTTGTGTTATGGCATGTTAATTCAAGCCCTTCAGCAG TCTACAGGAATCAGTGGTCTTCTCCGCTGTGCTCCTGAAATACTTGAACAGGTTGGAGTTAGCTTGTTTTCAGACATTGGACTTTCCCCACATTCAACATCAATTCTCATAAGTACCCTTCATGCTTTGCTGATACTCCCTTGTATAACTGCCGCAATGCTGCTGATGGATGTCTGCGGAAGAAG GGTTCTTGTGCTGGCCACTACTCCTATCCTTATATTATCATTGAGCGTTATGTCTATGTCCACCCTGTTGAATATGGGATTGTTCGAGCGTGCCATCGTCTTCCACTTCGCATTAACCATTTGCTTCTGCTCCTATGTCGTTGGTTTGGGACCAATACCTAACATTCTCTGCTCTGAGATATTCCCAACCAAGGCCCGTGCGACCTGTGTAAGTTTCTGTTCGCTTTCCTTCTGGTTTGGGGGCCTGCTTTCAGCATACTGCTTCCCGGTGATGATGAGCACCATCGGGCTTGGCGGAGCATGCGGGATCTATGCACTTGTGTGCTGCGCTCCACTTTTTCTGTTCTACTATCGGATACCAGAGACGAAGATGCTCAACTTGGAGCTAATTGCTGAGCTATTCAAACTTTCAAGGCAGGAGGAGTATGTACAGTAG